In one Elusimicrobiota bacterium genomic region, the following are encoded:
- a CDS encoding GDSL-type esterase/lipase family protein, whose amino-acid sequence MIPRDERLKASLLGILLLAAVLPAAELLVRAAVSLPREPYPPGGPYGGGRGGKDGLYVYDPLLFWKPKPDARAEQRLPTTGEITTVRTNSLGLRSHEFPLRRTKAHYWILALGNSPVWGEQVNGEETFPSVLEDILSARTRRISVEALNAGVPGYSTFQARELERRLLKDYRFDLVIISIMGADWFPAGRPDKDLVTGARSRTVRGLLSHSALYRYLRGGFWPSHRFPEYGPHNGVRVPVRPDYEDNLTDMVRMAQLQKADVVLLAPMPICTEESCLPHDPRRIRDDAAFRRLYMHMKLLEPQYREAMRRVAVRTGALFLDLGELLRDIPAPDSYYADASHPNAAGHRWIAEALAPLARRLMRDKSRRLSDQAVK is encoded by the coding sequence ATGATCCCTCGCGATGAGCGGCTGAAAGCTTCGCTCCTGGGGATCCTGCTCCTGGCCGCCGTGCTGCCCGCGGCCGAGCTCCTGGTCAGGGCAGCGGTGAGTCTCCCCCGAGAGCCTTATCCTCCGGGAGGGCCGTATGGGGGCGGACGCGGCGGCAAGGACGGCCTTTACGTCTATGATCCGCTCCTTTTTTGGAAACCGAAGCCGGATGCCCGCGCTGAACAGAGGCTACCGACGACAGGGGAGATCACGACCGTACGCACCAACTCCCTCGGCCTGAGGAGCCATGAGTTCCCCCTGCGCAGGACCAAGGCTCACTACTGGATACTGGCGTTGGGGAATTCTCCCGTATGGGGAGAGCAGGTCAACGGCGAGGAGACTTTCCCTTCCGTTCTGGAAGACATCCTCTCGGCCAGAACGCGGCGGATATCAGTGGAAGCTCTCAATGCCGGGGTCCCTGGCTATTCCACTTTCCAGGCGCGGGAGTTGGAGCGCAGGCTTCTCAAGGATTATCGGTTCGATCTGGTCATCATCTCCATCATGGGAGCGGATTGGTTCCCCGCTGGTCGGCCGGACAAGGACCTGGTCACGGGTGCCCGCTCGCGGACAGTCCGTGGACTCCTGTCCCACAGCGCCCTCTATCGGTATCTGCGCGGCGGCTTCTGGCCCTCCCATCGCTTCCCCGAATACGGCCCTCACAATGGGGTGCGGGTCCCGGTCCGGCCGGACTATGAAGACAATCTGACGGACATGGTCCGGATGGCCCAGCTGCAGAAGGCGGATGTGGTGCTCCTGGCGCCGATGCCGATCTGCACGGAAGAGAGCTGCCTGCCCCATGACCCCCGCCGCATAAGGGATGATGCCGCCTTCCGTAGGCTTTACATGCATATGAAGCTGCTCGAGCCGCAATACCGGGAGGCGATGCGCCGGGTCGCGGTCCGGACTGGCGCTCTTTTCTTGGATCTGGGGGAGTTGCTGCGGGACATCCCTGCCCCCGACAGCTATTACGCCGATGCCTCACATCCCAACGCCGCAGGCCACCGCTGGATCGCGGAGGCGCTGGCGCCTCTGGCCCGGAGGTTGATGCGGGACAAAAGCCGGCGGTTGTCAGACCAGGCCGTCAAGTAG
- a CDS encoding radical SAM protein, with protein MLNILLIRCNERLGLPARETNSTGIYPPLGLAYIAAALRQAGFRDIRVLDAHALGLSWEQFHAFVLSNPADVVLFTAATLVWPNIVKAARLVKAAHPSCLVGAGGPQLGAYPEESLACDDIDFGIRGEGETAVVQALQAIASQQDLGSVEGAVFRKDGKIVTRPAAAIQDLDAAPFPAVDLLPRRAYRALNVDHPFFSMVTSRGCPFACKFCAQIHSDQPFRMRSAGNVVDEMELYVRRYAAREIIVFDETFTVDRQRVLDICREIGSRGLRFRWNIRTRVDTVDEDMLAALRQAGCRGLHMGVESGAQEILDAMRKGITLAQVKKAFQAARRLGFETRGYFMLAYPGETLETIRQTLALSRELDLDWASFTITIPNPGTALCGDLAGDYWRDYVLGRTDAPAPFFTTAEYTAEALCGIRGQAYRDFYLRPGFILGKLFSRNGWRLLRNIVYNAPSLMRVLP; from the coding sequence ATGCTGAACATCCTGCTCATACGATGCAATGAGCGCCTAGGGCTGCCCGCGCGGGAGACGAACAGCACCGGGATCTATCCCCCGCTGGGCTTGGCCTATATCGCGGCGGCTCTCCGGCAGGCCGGCTTCCGCGATATCCGCGTCCTGGATGCCCACGCCCTCGGGCTGTCCTGGGAGCAGTTCCACGCCTTCGTGCTCTCCAACCCGGCCGATGTCGTCCTGTTCACGGCCGCCACTTTGGTCTGGCCGAACATCGTGAAAGCGGCGCGGCTGGTGAAGGCCGCGCATCCTTCATGCCTGGTCGGCGCAGGCGGCCCGCAACTGGGCGCCTATCCGGAAGAATCGCTGGCTTGCGATGACATCGATTTCGGCATACGCGGGGAAGGCGAGACGGCCGTGGTCCAGGCCCTGCAGGCCATCGCTTCCCAGCAGGACCTCGGCAGCGTCGAGGGCGCGGTCTTCAGGAAGGACGGCAAGATCGTCACGCGCCCCGCGGCCGCGATCCAGGATCTTGACGCCGCGCCCTTCCCAGCGGTCGACCTTCTGCCGCGCCGCGCCTACCGGGCCTTGAATGTGGACCATCCCTTCTTCTCCATGGTCACCAGCCGCGGCTGTCCGTTCGCCTGCAAGTTCTGCGCGCAGATCCATTCCGACCAGCCCTTCCGGATGCGCAGCGCGGGCAACGTGGTCGATGAGATGGAGCTCTATGTCCGCCGCTACGCCGCCCGAGAGATCATCGTTTTCGATGAGACGTTCACCGTCGACCGCCAGCGGGTGCTGGACATCTGCCGCGAGATCGGCTCCCGCGGGCTGCGCTTCCGCTGGAACATCCGGACGCGGGTCGACACCGTGGATGAGGATATGCTGGCGGCATTGCGCCAGGCCGGCTGCCGCGGACTGCACATGGGAGTCGAGTCCGGCGCCCAGGAGATCCTGGACGCCATGCGAAAGGGGATCACTCTCGCGCAGGTGAAGAAAGCGTTCCAAGCCGCGCGCAGGCTGGGATTCGAGACCAGGGGATATTTCATGCTCGCCTACCCGGGAGAGACTCTGGAGACCATACGGCAGACGTTGGCTCTATCCAGGGAGTTGGACCTGGACTGGGCCAGCTTCACCATAACGATCCCCAACCCCGGCACCGCTCTGTGCGGCGATCTGGCCGGCGACTACTGGAGAGATTACGTCTTGGGGAGGACCGATGCTCCAGCTCCCTTTTTCACCACCGCCGAGTACACGGCCGAAGCGTTATGCGGCATCCGAGGGCAGGCGTACAGGGATTTTTATCTGCGCCCGGGATTCATCTTAGGCAAACTGTTCTCAAGGAACGGGTGGCGTCTTTTGCGAAATATTGTTTATAATGCGCCGTCTCTTATGCGCGTCCTCCCATGA